A portion of the Kribbella jejuensis genome contains these proteins:
- a CDS encoding transporter substrate-binding domain-containing protein codes for MNIVPTLRKRRAQAVASVAVLALALTACGGGSGNSGSDDKAKAAGITLVKSGKLTVCTHLPYKPFQYKEGSDVVGFDVDLLNLVADDLGVKQDVVNIEWAQITSGAAFQAKKCDMGMGAMTITPARQAAISITDPYMDATQVLMTKKDSGIKSLADLRGKKLGAQADTTGKKYADDNAKANGYTVIPFNDLALQENNVKSGRVDAAINDNGVLYDYVKDNPDMTVAAEFNTGEQYGFGALKDGSGPKLVAKFNELLKKAKSDGKYNEIYKKWFGVEPKK; via the coding sequence ATGAACATCGTCCCCACTCTCCGCAAGCGCCGGGCGCAGGCAGTCGCCTCGGTCGCCGTGCTCGCGCTCGCCCTGACCGCCTGCGGCGGCGGCTCCGGCAACAGCGGATCCGACGACAAGGCCAAAGCGGCCGGCATCACGCTGGTCAAATCCGGCAAGCTGACCGTCTGCACCCACCTGCCGTACAAGCCGTTCCAGTACAAGGAGGGCAGCGACGTCGTCGGCTTCGACGTGGACCTGCTCAACCTGGTCGCCGACGACCTCGGCGTGAAGCAGGACGTGGTGAACATCGAGTGGGCCCAGATCACCTCGGGCGCCGCGTTCCAGGCGAAGAAGTGCGACATGGGCATGGGCGCGATGACGATCACCCCGGCCCGCCAGGCCGCGATCAGCATCACCGACCCGTACATGGACGCCACCCAGGTGCTGATGACCAAGAAGGACTCCGGCATCAAGTCGCTGGCCGACCTGCGCGGCAAGAAGCTCGGCGCGCAGGCCGACACCACCGGCAAGAAGTACGCCGACGACAACGCCAAGGCGAACGGGTACACGGTGATCCCGTTCAACGACCTCGCGCTGCAGGAGAACAACGTGAAGTCCGGCCGGGTCGATGCCGCGATCAACGACAACGGCGTGCTGTACGACTACGTCAAGGACAACCCGGACATGACGGTCGCGGCCGAGTTCAACACCGGCGAGCAGTACGGCTTCGGTGCGCTCAAGGACGGCAGCGGCCCGAAACTGGTGGCCAAGTTCAACGAACTGCTGAAGAAGGCCAAGTCCGACGGCAAGTACAACGAGATCTACAAGAAGTGGTTCGGGGTTGAGCCGAAGAAGTGA
- a CDS encoding amino acid ABC transporter permease — protein sequence MSTSTEIDTVERKGLSPRQRAQRSRWIQYAILVVLVVAAAFTANWHQIASVFFRPAFIRSTFENGVLQALVKTLEYTAGAFVIGLCGGTLLALMKLSQVGPYRWIATAYIEFFRGLPAIVVFIAFSLLPLAFPGMTIPWDPYGVVWLALGIVASAYMAEVIRAGIQAVPRGQVEAARSLGMPAGLAMRKIVLPQAFRIVLPPLTNDLILLVKDSSLVFMIGVAADGYELTGFGRDLANTDSNLTPIVVCGFCYLVITLPLGILARRLEARTARTR from the coding sequence GTGAGCACCTCGACCGAGATCGACACAGTTGAGCGCAAGGGACTGAGCCCGCGGCAGCGGGCCCAGCGCTCCCGCTGGATCCAGTACGCGATCCTCGTCGTCCTGGTCGTGGCGGCCGCGTTCACGGCGAACTGGCATCAGATCGCCAGCGTGTTCTTCCGGCCGGCCTTCATCAGGTCGACGTTCGAGAACGGCGTACTGCAGGCCCTGGTCAAGACGCTCGAGTACACGGCCGGTGCGTTCGTCATCGGTCTGTGCGGCGGCACCCTGCTGGCGTTGATGAAGCTCAGCCAGGTCGGCCCGTACCGGTGGATCGCGACGGCGTACATCGAGTTCTTCCGCGGGCTGCCGGCGATCGTGGTGTTCATCGCGTTCAGCCTGCTGCCGCTGGCGTTCCCGGGGATGACGATTCCCTGGGACCCGTACGGCGTGGTGTGGCTGGCGCTCGGCATCGTCGCGTCGGCGTACATGGCCGAGGTGATCCGGGCCGGTATCCAGGCGGTACCGCGCGGCCAGGTCGAGGCGGCCCGTTCGCTCGGCATGCCGGCCGGGCTGGCGATGCGGAAGATCGTGCTGCCGCAGGCGTTCCGGATCGTCCTGCCGCCACTGACCAACGACCTGATCCTGCTGGTCAAGGACTCCTCGCTGGTGTTCATGATCGGTGTCGCCGCGGACGGGTACGAGCTCACCGGGTTCGGCCGCGACCTGGCGAACACCGACTCGAACCTGACCCCGATCGTGGTCTGCGGCTTCTGCTACCTGGTGATCACCCTGCCGCTGGGCATCCTCGCCCGCCGCCTCGAAGCCAGAACTGCGAGGACCCGCTGA
- a CDS encoding amino acid ABC transporter ATP-binding protein, whose protein sequence is MALVEIKNLHKSFGSNHVLRGIDFTVEQGEVVCVIGPSGSGKSTLLRCVNLLETPQEGQVIVRGEDITDPDCHLDAARQQIGMVFQQFNLFPHLSVLANCTVAQRTVLKRSAQDADRVARANLERVGLSEKIDAYPAQLSGGQQQRVAIARALSMDPALMLFDEPTSALDPELVGDVLTVMRKLALDGMTMLVVTHEMAFAREVADRVVFMDGGVIVEQGPPADVIGAPKEERTRTFLRRVLDPTHVEPTS, encoded by the coding sequence ATGGCACTGGTAGAGATCAAGAACCTGCACAAGTCGTTCGGCAGCAACCACGTCCTGCGCGGGATCGACTTCACCGTCGAGCAGGGCGAGGTCGTCTGCGTGATCGGCCCGTCCGGGTCCGGCAAGTCCACGCTGCTGCGCTGCGTGAACCTGCTGGAGACACCGCAGGAAGGACAGGTGATCGTCCGCGGCGAGGACATCACCGACCCGGACTGCCACCTGGACGCGGCCCGGCAGCAGATCGGGATGGTGTTCCAGCAGTTCAACCTGTTCCCGCACCTGTCCGTGCTGGCGAACTGCACCGTTGCCCAGCGCACCGTTCTCAAACGGTCGGCGCAGGACGCCGATCGGGTGGCCCGCGCGAACCTCGAGCGGGTCGGGCTGAGCGAGAAGATCGACGCGTACCCGGCCCAACTGTCGGGTGGCCAGCAGCAACGGGTGGCGATCGCCCGCGCGCTGTCGATGGACCCGGCGCTGATGCTGTTCGACGAGCCGACGTCGGCGCTCGACCCGGAGCTGGTCGGCGACGTCCTGACCGTGATGCGCAAGCTCGCGCTGGACGGGATGACCATGCTGGTCGTCACGCACGAGATGGCGTTCGCCCGCGAGGTCGCGGACCGGGTGGTGTTCATGGACGGCGGCGTGATCGTCGAACAAGGCCCGCCGGCGGACGTGATCGGCGCCCCGAAGGAGGAACGCACCCGGACGTTCCTGCGCCGGGTGCTCGACCCGACGCATGTCGAACCCACGAGCTGA
- a CDS encoding ABC transporter substrate-binding protein, with translation MSVLRRALVLSGVLVLAAAGCGSNSLENGGSSTSPSTAPSSAPSSAPSSSGPDLSGSLPPKIKAAGKIVVGVDATYRPNEFLQGGTNVVGMDVDLFNAVAQKFGVTVEWQPATFSTIITGVQGGKYDMGISSFTINAERKKQVNMVSYFSAGTLWAVKKGNPKGVSADDPCGKTIGVQTGTTQQQDDLPVRLKKCTSAGKPAFKELPRDKQDQATADLVSGKSDAMLADSPVVLDAIKQTNGQLEQLGQIYDAAPYGYVIPKPETAFAQAIVQALQALNADGTYKSILQKWNNDSGAITNFAVNP, from the coding sequence ATGTCTGTCCTGCGAAGGGCGCTCGTACTGTCCGGCGTCCTGGTTCTGGCGGCCGCCGGCTGCGGCTCGAACTCCCTCGAGAACGGGGGCTCGTCCACGTCCCCGTCAACGGCCCCGTCGAGCGCCCCCTCCAGCGCCCCGTCGAGCAGTGGGCCGGACCTGAGCGGCTCGCTGCCGCCGAAGATCAAGGCCGCCGGCAAGATCGTCGTCGGCGTCGACGCGACCTACCGGCCGAACGAGTTCCTGCAGGGCGGGACCAACGTCGTCGGCATGGACGTCGACCTGTTCAACGCGGTGGCGCAGAAGTTCGGCGTCACGGTCGAGTGGCAACCGGCCACCTTCAGCACGATCATCACCGGCGTCCAGGGCGGCAAGTACGACATGGGCATCTCGTCGTTCACGATCAACGCCGAGCGCAAGAAGCAGGTCAACATGGTCAGCTATTTCAGCGCCGGCACGCTGTGGGCGGTGAAGAAGGGCAACCCGAAGGGGGTCAGCGCCGACGACCCGTGCGGCAAGACCATCGGGGTCCAGACCGGTACGACGCAGCAGCAGGACGACCTGCCGGTCCGGTTGAAGAAGTGCACGTCCGCGGGCAAGCCGGCCTTCAAGGAGCTGCCGCGGGACAAGCAGGACCAGGCGACCGCGGACCTGGTGTCCGGCAAGTCGGACGCGATGCTGGCCGACTCCCCCGTCGTACTGGACGCGATCAAGCAGACCAACGGCCAGCTCGAGCAGCTCGGCCAGATCTACGACGCCGCCCCGTACGGGTACGTGATCCCGAAGCCGGAGACCGCGTTCGCGCAGGCGATCGTCCAGGCACTGCAGGCGCTGAACGCCGACGGCACCTACAAGTCGATCCTGCAGAAGTGGAACAACGACTCCGGCGCCATCACCAACTTCGCCGTCAACCCGTGA